The Microbacterium luteum genome includes a region encoding these proteins:
- a CDS encoding PilW family protein → MSADTSTREMVADDAGLSLVELLVALFVGGMLLTLIASLFVSTMQATAATRDLDLATGRAQALSTSLQTDIRNAAEIVVENIPGGGTLVRARVATGDTGWQCRAWALVDLTTTDADGTRPGADGDLEARTHTSAPLTGTQTAPAPATTWGALVDVVEPTTDAAGTALPPFTLDDRHLSWNLTVVTSEQPQLNARSTTSLSGSAVAGARDDGSGARCW, encoded by the coding sequence ATGAGCGCCGACACGTCCACGCGAGAGATGGTCGCCGACGACGCGGGCCTCAGTCTCGTCGAGCTGCTCGTCGCCCTCTTCGTCGGCGGCATGCTGCTGACCCTCATCGCCTCGCTGTTCGTCTCGACGATGCAGGCCACCGCCGCCACCCGCGACCTCGACCTCGCCACGGGTCGCGCCCAGGCCCTCAGCACGTCGCTGCAGACCGACATCCGCAATGCCGCGGAGATCGTCGTGGAAAACATCCCGGGCGGCGGCACGCTCGTGCGGGCCCGCGTCGCCACCGGCGACACCGGCTGGCAGTGCCGTGCGTGGGCGCTCGTCGACCTCACCACGACCGACGCCGACGGAACCCGCCCCGGCGCCGACGGCGACCTCGAGGCCCGCACCCACACCTCCGCCCCGCTCACCGGCACGCAGACCGCGCCCGCCCCCGCGACGACGTGGGGCGCCCTCGTCGACGTCGTCGAACCCACGACGGATGCCGCCGGCACGGCGCTGCCGCCCTTCACCCTCGACGACCGCCATCTGTCGTGGAACCTGACGGTCGTCACGTCGGAGCAGCCGCAGCTGAACGCGCGCAGCACGACCTCGCTCTCGGGGTCGGCCGTCGCCGGCGCCCGCGACGACGGAAGCGGTGCCCGATGCTGGTGA
- a CDS encoding prepilin peptidase: MTPLALTLVSVGAGVFGAVIGSFLNVVAYRVPAGISLLRESRCPTCDEPVRWWRNVPVLGWLALRGRCARCRAAIPVRYPLVEALTAIVFAVVVAWGVLALPGPPAATLVVIAAYLWFAASGIVLTLIDLDTRRLPHAITGSALIVCAALLGLAVLLGADSASLLRALVGAAALWAFYAAIRFVRPDGMGGGDVRLAAVVGLMLGWLGWGPLLVGAFAAFVTGGAFGVGMLLRRRGGRRTAIPFGPWIIVGAWIGVLAGDAIARAYTGLYPEL, translated from the coding sequence GTGACCCCGCTCGCCCTCACCCTCGTCTCCGTCGGCGCCGGCGTCTTCGGCGCCGTCATCGGCTCGTTCCTCAACGTCGTCGCCTATCGCGTGCCCGCCGGCATCTCGCTGCTGCGCGAGAGCCGCTGTCCCACGTGTGACGAGCCGGTGCGGTGGTGGCGGAACGTTCCGGTGCTGGGATGGCTGGCCCTCCGCGGCCGCTGCGCGCGATGCCGTGCGGCGATCCCGGTGCGCTACCCGCTCGTCGAGGCGCTCACCGCGATCGTGTTCGCCGTCGTCGTCGCGTGGGGCGTTCTCGCCCTCCCCGGTCCGCCCGCGGCCACGCTCGTCGTCATCGCGGCCTATTTGTGGTTCGCGGCCTCGGGGATCGTGCTCACCCTCATCGACCTCGATACCCGCCGCCTCCCCCACGCGATCACCGGATCCGCCCTGATCGTGTGCGCGGCCCTCCTCGGTCTCGCCGTGCTGCTGGGCGCCGACAGCGCATCCCTGCTGCGCGCGCTCGTCGGCGCCGCGGCCCTGTGGGCGTTCTACGCCGCGATCCGATTCGTGCGTCCCGACGGCATGGGCGGTGGCGACGTGCGTCTCGCGGCCGTCGTGGGCCTGATGCTGGGGTGGCTCGGATGGGGCCCGCTGCTCGTCGGCGCGTTCGCGGCGTTCGTGACCGGCGGCGCGTTCGGGGTCGGGATGCTGCTGCGCCGCCGCGGCGGTCGGCGCACGGCCATCCCGTTCGGCCCGTGGATCATCGTCGGCGCCTGGATCGGCGTGCTCGCCGGCGACGCGATCGCGCGCGCCTACACCGGCCTGTACCCGGAGCTGTGA
- the pilM gene encoding type IV pilus biogenesis protein PilM codes for MPKTQVAVEITEESVRAIEVSLGRTPTVVAAGEVPVPPGAAKDSEVLDRDAVAVALQRLWAEARISQRNVVLGVGNRRILVREHSTQLTNPAQIRQALPFEVQDRLPVPVDQAVLDFVPTAQDDRGVHGLLVAAVAEHMEELVGALDKARLRPLSIDLVAFGYARALATLVEPGRTGLLVGIGEHTTHIVIATDGVPRFVRVVPLDIVDAAPPDEPAPASEPLRRRRAATVESDARDALSPAVQTALIDLVGRLRSTVAFYRDRANAAPIDIAFVTGTHAAHPRLVEAIATAAGAPVTPVSVSDLVPAAPGLALPVGTAARLTGTAALLQGGVS; via the coding sequence ATGCCGAAGACGCAGGTGGCGGTGGAGATCACCGAGGAGAGCGTGCGCGCGATCGAGGTGAGCCTCGGACGCACCCCGACCGTCGTGGCGGCCGGCGAGGTGCCGGTGCCGCCGGGGGCGGCGAAGGACTCCGAGGTGCTCGATCGCGATGCGGTCGCCGTCGCCCTGCAACGGCTGTGGGCCGAGGCGCGCATCTCGCAGCGCAACGTCGTGCTCGGCGTCGGCAACCGCCGCATCCTCGTGCGGGAGCACTCGACCCAGCTCACCAACCCCGCGCAGATCCGCCAGGCGCTGCCGTTCGAAGTGCAGGACCGCCTGCCCGTGCCGGTGGATCAGGCCGTTCTCGACTTCGTGCCGACCGCGCAGGACGACCGTGGCGTGCACGGCCTGCTCGTCGCCGCCGTCGCCGAGCACATGGAGGAGCTCGTCGGCGCCCTCGACAAGGCACGCCTTCGCCCCCTGTCGATCGACCTCGTCGCCTTCGGCTACGCCCGCGCCCTCGCGACCCTCGTCGAGCCGGGCCGCACCGGCCTCCTCGTGGGCATCGGCGAGCACACCACGCACATCGTCATCGCCACCGACGGGGTGCCGAGATTCGTGCGCGTCGTTCCGCTCGACATCGTCGACGCGGCACCCCCCGACGAACCGGCACCCGCATCCGAGCCGCTTCGCCGTCGCCGCGCCGCGACGGTCGAGTCGGATGCGCGCGACGCGCTCTCGCCCGCGGTGCAGACGGCGCTCATCGACCTCGTCGGGCGCCTGCGGAGCACCGTCGCCTTCTACCGCGACCGTGCGAACGCCGCGCCGATCGACATCGCCTTCGTGACCGGGACGCACGCCGCGCATCCGCGACTCGTCGAGGCGATCGCGACGGCCGCCGGCGCCCCGGTCACCCCGGTCTCGGTCTCCGATCTCGTGCCGGCCGCTCCCGGTCTCGCGCTGCCCGTCGGAACGGCCGCGCGCCTGACCGGCACGGCCGCGCTGCTGCAGGGCGGCGTCTCGTGA
- a CDS encoding PilN domain-containing protein: MNVRRTRQPVLPIGSLPRVDLLPPSEMRRRDMLARARAWMVVGIAAVAVSALLVGGAAAYHVASSVRLGLEQARTQQILTGIAELSEVSEALATRGDLQALRADAMAGDLEWTPAVALIASHLPAGVTITGFSLDAGAAPVAGSDPTSATGMSGTVTVQTPAAIDLVAATRDLREAPAVIAADLESLTAADGVFTYTLRIALDQSVYTGAFTAEE; this comes from the coding sequence GTGAACGTGCGCCGCACCCGGCAGCCTGTGCTTCCCATCGGCTCCCTCCCCCGCGTCGACCTGCTGCCCCCGTCCGAGATGCGACGGCGCGACATGCTGGCGCGCGCCCGCGCGTGGATGGTCGTCGGCATCGCCGCCGTCGCCGTCTCGGCGCTGCTCGTGGGCGGAGCCGCCGCCTATCACGTCGCCTCGTCGGTGCGGCTCGGCCTCGAGCAGGCCCGCACCCAGCAGATCCTCACCGGCATCGCGGAGCTGTCGGAGGTGAGCGAAGCGCTCGCGACCCGCGGAGACCTGCAGGCGCTGCGCGCCGATGCGATGGCCGGCGACCTGGAGTGGACGCCCGCGGTCGCGCTCATCGCCTCGCACCTGCCGGCCGGGGTGACGATCACCGGCTTCTCGCTCGATGCCGGCGCCGCGCCCGTGGCGGGGTCCGACCCGACGTCTGCGACCGGGATGTCGGGCACCGTGACCGTTCAGACGCCGGCCGCGATCGACCTCGTCGCGGCGACCCGCGACCTGCGGGAGGCCCCCGCGGTGATCGCGGCCGACCTCGAGTCGCTGACCGCCGCCGACGGCGTGTTCACCTACACCCTGCGCATCGCGCTCGACCAGTCCGTGTACACCGGCGCCTTCACGGCCGAGGAGTGA
- a CDS encoding type II secretion system F family protein, whose amino-acid sequence MPLEEYRWRAATATGAEAKGVLEAASESAVVAKLRAQGLAPLSVVAQSKTGLNRDVTIPGFERGVATKDLAVFAQQFAGLIQAGLPLMRALALLAEQTPNRRLASALTAVQVDIESGSSFSTALAAHPNVFPPLMVSLVSVGETGGFLADSLEAISRSYQADVKLQQKIRSAMTYPIIVLVIAVVGVIAMITFVVPVFENMFASMGGELPLPTQMLVTLSHNMVWILPLLVVLAVAGWIWYQRVKHTDRFRGVVDPFRLRMPVFGSLVTKIAVARFARNLSMMLGAGVPLMQALDLVGRAANNKAIEDALRSVRESVRLGRSFSAPLARAAVFPPMVSQMVSVGEESGSLPDMLENIAAMYEAEVDAASEQLTSMIEPIMMTVLGLLIGGMVVALYMPMFTMYQQLGQ is encoded by the coding sequence GCTCCGGGCGCAGGGGCTCGCTCCGCTCAGCGTCGTGGCGCAGTCCAAGACGGGGCTCAACCGCGACGTGACGATCCCCGGGTTCGAGCGCGGCGTCGCCACGAAGGACCTCGCGGTGTTCGCGCAGCAGTTCGCCGGACTCATCCAGGCGGGGCTCCCCCTCATGCGGGCGCTCGCCCTGCTCGCCGAGCAGACCCCCAACCGGCGGCTGGCGTCGGCGCTGACGGCGGTGCAGGTCGACATCGAGTCGGGGTCGTCGTTCTCCACCGCGCTCGCGGCGCATCCGAACGTCTTCCCGCCGCTGATGGTGAGCCTCGTGAGCGTCGGCGAGACCGGCGGCTTCCTCGCCGACTCGCTCGAGGCGATCTCGCGCAGCTACCAGGCCGACGTGAAGCTGCAGCAGAAGATCCGCTCCGCCATGACCTACCCGATCATCGTGCTCGTCATCGCGGTCGTCGGCGTCATCGCGATGATCACGTTCGTGGTGCCGGTGTTCGAGAACATGTTCGCGAGCATGGGCGGCGAGCTCCCGCTCCCGACGCAGATGCTCGTGACCCTGTCGCACAACATGGTGTGGATCCTGCCGCTGCTGGTCGTGCTCGCCGTGGCGGGGTGGATCTGGTACCAGCGCGTGAAGCACACCGACCGCTTCCGGGGCGTCGTCGATCCCTTCCGCCTGCGGATGCCGGTGTTCGGCTCCCTGGTGACGAAGATCGCCGTGGCGCGATTCGCCCGCAACCTGTCGATGATGCTCGGGGCCGGGGTGCCCCTCATGCAGGCCCTCGACCTCGTCGGCAGGGCGGCGAACAACAAGGCCATCGAAGACGCCCTGCGCAGCGTGCGCGAATCGGTGCGCCTCGGCCGGTCGTTCTCGGCGCCGCTCGCGCGCGCCGCCGTCTTTCCGCCGATGGTCAGCCAGATGGTGTCGGTCGGCGAGGAGTCGGGGTCGCTTCCGGACATGCTCGAGAACATCGCGGCGATGTACGAGGCCGAGGTCGACGCGGCATCCGAGCAGCTGACGAGCATGATCGAGCCGATCATGATGACGGTGCTCGGACTCCTCATCGGCGGCATGGTCGTCGCGCTCTACATGCCGATGTTCACGATGTACCAGCAGCTCGGTCAGTGA